GCCGGCCAGCCGGTCGCCCCGATCCAGGCCGAAAACCGCTATGGCGTGTATCTCGGCGGGCCGATCTGGCGCGACCGCCTGTTCTTCTTCGGTGCCTACGAGCACCAGGATGCCGGCCAGTCGCAGGATGACGGCCCGGTCGGCGCCGGTTTCGCCAACGAGCAGGTCGGCATCACCGTTGACCAGTTCAATGAGATTTCGGACGTGCTCAGCAGCGTCTACGGCATCGAAACCGGCGATCTCGTCACCAGCCGCCCGTTCGAGAACGATCGCTACTTCGGTCGCCTGGACTTCCAGATCACCGACGATCACCGTCTGGAGGCGACCTACCAGCGCCTCGAGGAAGCCTCGACCCGCCCTGACGACCTGTTCACCGGCACCTCGCCGCAGGCCGTGGGCCGCAACACCTTCCTGCTCAGCGGCACGGAATCGGATTACTACTCCGCCCGCCTCTACTCGCAGTGGAACGACAACCTCTCGACCGAATTCCGCTATTCCCGCTCGGAAGTGCAGGACGTGCAGAACCCGATCGGTGGCGGTGAAGCGCAATCGGACAACCCGATCCCGCGCATCATCGTGGGTATCGACAACGCCACCGGCATCGACGGCACCGTGCTGGCCGGCCCCGGCAACTCGCGTTCGGCCAACGACCTGCGCTCCGAGATCGACCAGTACCGCTTCCTGACTACCGTCAATGTTGGTGATCACACCTTCAAGGCCGGCGCCGAGGTCAACCACGCTGACCTGTTCAACCTGTTCGTGCAGAACGCCACCGGCACGCTGGTCTTCCGCAACATCGCCGACCTGCGCGAAGGCCTGCTGTCGCCGGGTCTTGGCAACAACCAGACCGATACCCGTCCCAACAACGTCATCAGCGGTCAGACCGAAGGTGCCTTCGGCAACTTCTCCGCCACCGGCGACGTAACCGATGCCGCTGCCGAGTTCACCCGCACGATCTATTCGATCTTCGGGCAGGACGAATGGCAGGTGACCGACAACCTGAGTGCCGTGCTCGGCCTGCGCGTCGACTGGTATGACGGTGGCCGTCCGTCGCGCAACCCGCTGTTCGCCGCGCGCTACGGCTTCGGCAACACCGCCAGCTTCAGCACGCTGGACCCGCTGGTGATGCCGCGCCTGGCGCTGACCTACGACGTCGAAGACTTCTCCGTGTTCTCGCGGATGAGCGTGCGCGGCGGCGTGGGCGTGTTCTCCGGTGGCGATCCGCTGGTGTGGTTCGGCAACGCCTTCCAGAACGATGGTCGCGGGTTCGCCCAGGGCACCACCCAGGATGCCGCCTGCGGCACCGCACGGATCGACGTGGTCACCAACGGCACCTTCACCGGCGTTCCGGCCTGCTTCCAGCAGTCCGCTTCCGCTCAGGCGGCTGCCGGCCGTGGTGACACCCAGTCGATCAGCCCGAACATCGAGCAGCCTTCGGTATTGCGTGCCAACGTCGGCCTGCAGACCGGGCTCGACTTTGCTCCGTCGGGCTTCTTCAGCGGCTGGAACCTGACGCTGGACTACATCTACAGCAAGTATCGCAACCCGTTCACGATCGTCGATCTGGCGCAGACTGTTGACCCCCGCCTGGGCGTGAACGGCTTCACCATCGACGGGCGCCCGATCTATCGCTCGATCGACTCGACGGTGGCCGGCTGTACCGCCAGCCTCGTCGATCTGAACCCCGCTCCGGTGTATCAGAACGTCAACGCAGCCTGCTTCAACACCAGCCGCGATGACGAACTGCAGCTCACCAATGCTGGCAGCTATGATGGGCACGTGGCCTCGATCATCCTGGCGAATTCGTTCGACGGCGGTATCTTCACCTCGGACGGCGGCATCGATTTCAACATCGGCTACGCCTACACCGACACGCAGGACCGGCGGAATATGTACAACTCCACGGCCGGGTCGAATTACGACCTGTCCGCGGCGTTCGACCGCCAGAACCCCGATGCCTCGCGCAGCTTCTTCAGCTCGAAGCACAACATCAGCGCCTACATCGCCTTCCGCGAGGAGTTCTTCGACGATCTGGCGAGCCGGTTCTCGATGAGCTTCGTGGCACGCTCGGGCCGTCCGTACAGCCTGACGTTCTCGGGCGGTGGCGTGTTCAACGACAGCGTGTCGGGTAACGACAACGCGCTGGCGTACATCCCTTCGGGGCCGAACGATCCGAACGTGTCGCCGTTGTCCAACGCCGGTGCGGTTGCGGATCTCGCGAGCTTCGCCGCCGGTCTCAACTGCGCCAAGGACTACCTTGGCCGCTCTGTCGAGCGTAACACCTGCTCGAACGACTGGTATTACGACATGGACCTGTCGATCTCGCAGGAAATCCCCGGCCCGGGTCGCCTGTTCGGTCGGGACGACCGTCTGCGCCTCTACGCCACGATGGACAACTTCCTGAACTTCCTGAGCGAAGACTGGAACGTGCAGCGTCGCCGGAACTTCTCCGGTCTGCAGGACATCGCCAGCGTCAGCGGCGTCGATAGCCAGGGCCGCTACATCATCACCGGCTTCAACGGTGCTGAGCAGTTCGAGGATGACAACACGATCAACGTGACCTCGTCGGTGTGGCGTCTGAAGGTCGGCATCAGCTACGATTTCTGATCGCGGCCAAATACGTTAGGGAAGGGGCGGCGTCACCGGATGGTGGGGCCGCCCCTTTCGTTTTGCATCCCGAGGGAAAGCCATTTGCCCATGCCCGCCAAGCTCATCCCGCTCCTGCTTGCAGCCACCGGCCTTACCGCCTGCGCCAGCGTCGCCACCGACCCCGCGCCGGTGGCCGTGCGGATCGTCGCGATCAATGATTTCCACGGCAACTTGGAAATGCCCTCGGGCGAATACCGCTTCACCGAGAACGGCCAGGAGCGCAGCGCGCGGCTGGGCGGGGCGGCGCAGCTGGCGGCGACCTTGCAACGGCTGGATACGCCCGACACCCTGATCGTTGCGGCGGGCGACCTGATCGGCGCCAGCCCGCTATCCAGCTCGCTGTTCCTGGACGAGCCCAGCATCCGCGCGCTCTCCGCGATGGGGCTGGACATCGCCGCCGTCGGCAACCACGAATTCGACCGCGGTATCGCCGAACTGCGCCGGATGCAGGACGGCGGATGCGAGGCAAACACCCGCCGCCAGCCCTGCGCGCTCGAACCGTTTGCCGGCGCGGATTTCCGCTACCTCGCGGCGAACGTCGTGGATGATGCGGGCGCCACGCTGTTTCCCGCCACCGCCATGCGCGAGGTCGCCGGCGCGAAGATCGGCTTCATCGGCATGACGCTGGAGGGCACGCCCAACTACGTCGCCGCGCAGGCCACCGCCGGCTACACATTCCTGGACGAAGCCGACACCGCCAACCGCCTGGCCGGCGAATTGCGCGGGCAGGGGGCAGACGCGCTGGTGGTGCTGCTGCACGAAGGGGCGAGCGTCGATCCGTCCTACAACCTCGATGGCTGCCCGAACATCGGCGGCGCAGTGGTGCCGATCATCGAACGCCTGGATCCCTCGATCGCGCTCGTCGTATCCGGGCACACCCACCAGGCCTACGTGTGCACCTACACCCGCGCCGACGGCTCCAGCGTGCTGCTTACCTCCGCTGGCCGTTACGGCACCTTCGTGACCGAGATCGCGATGAACGTCGATCCGGCAAGCGACCGCGTAACCTTTGCATCGGCAACCAACGTGCCGGTTGATGGCCGCGACGGCTCCCACCCGGCGGCAGAGGCGATCGTGCGCCGCTATGTCGAGGCGGCGGGTCCGGTCGCCAACCGGCAGGTCGGCACGATCACCGACACCGGCGAACGTGGGGAGGATTGCGGCGATCGCCCGGCGCAGGATTTCGTCGCCGACGCCTACCTGATGCAAGGGCGCGCGGCGCTGGCGGCAACGGGGCAGGGCACGGTCGATATGGCCTTCGTCAACTCGGGCGGCGTGCGTACCGGGTTCGACGGCGCGGCGGACGGGGTCCTGACCTTTGGCGAGCTCGCCGCGATGGCACCGTTCGGCAACGGGGTGATCGTGCTCGACATGACCGGTGCGCAGATCCGCGCGGTGCTGGAACAGCAGTTCTGCGAAGAAGGCGGCACGGTGGAGGTGTGCGATTCGGTGCTGATCCCCTCGGCAGGGGTCGCCTACACCGCCGATACGTCGCGCGAGGCTGGCCAGCGCATCACCGCCCTCACCCTGGACGGCGAGCCGCTGGACCCCGACCGCCGCTACCGCGTGGCGACCAACAGCTTCCTGGTCGGTGGTGGTGACGGTTTTGCGCTCTTCGCGCAGGTGCCGGTGGTGGCCAATGCGGGGTTCGATATCGACGGGCTGGAGGCCTACGTCGCGCAAGGCAATCTGATGGTGCCGGTGTGCGGCCGCGTGCGCAACGTCGCCGCTGCCGACTGACCGCCCGGATCAGCGCAGCGGCGGCTCGTCGAAACTGCGCAGCTTGCGGCTGTGCAGGCTGTCGCCCTGCTTGCTCAGCAGGCCCAGCGTCTCGATCCCGATGCGCAGGTGCTGGCTGACCGATTTTTCGTAGAAGGCGTTGGCCTGGCCCGGCAACTTGATCTCGCCGTGCAGCGGCTTGTCCGATACGCACAGCAGGGTGCCGTAGGGCACGCGGAAGCGATACCCCTGCGCCGCGACCGTCGCCGATTCCATGTCGATAGCCACCGCCCGGCTCTGGTTGAAACGCAGGGCGGAGCGGGTGTAATGCAGTTCCCAGTTGCGATCGTCCGTGGTGACGACGGTGCCAGTCCGCAGCCGACGTTTCAGCACGTCGTCCGGTTCTCCGGTCACTTGGCGAGCCGCCTGGTACATCGCGGTCTGCACTTCCGCGATCGCCGGAATGGGAATTTCCGGCGGGATCGCACTGTCGAGCACGTTGTCGTCGCGCAGGTAGGCGTGGGCCAGCACGTAGTCGCCGATCGTCTGGCTGGGCCGCAGCCCGCCGCAGTGGCCGATCATCAGCCACACCTCTGGGCGCAGCACGGCGATGTGGTCGCAGATGGTCTTTGCGTTGGAGGGGCCGACGCCGATGTTGACCAGCGTGATTCCGCCGCCGTTCTCGCCCATCAGGTGATAGGCGGGCATCTGGTGCTTGCGCCAGGTCCCGGCGGCGACCTGCGCGCGTGATTGTTCACGGTCGCCGCGTTCCAGCACGATGCCGGGCGCGGAGAACCGGGCAAACCCGCTGTCCTTGTCGCCCAGTGCGTCCAGCGCAAAGTCGATGAACTCCTCGACGTAGCGGATATAGTTGGTGAACAGCACGTAGCGCTGGAAGTGGCCCGCCGGCGTGCCCGTGTAATGGCGCAGGCGGGCAAGGCTGTAATCGGTGCGCGGCGCATCGAACAGGGCGAGCGGGCGCTTGCTGCCAAAGCTGTGCGTCCAGGTGCCGTCGGCCACCTCGTCCCCGATGTTGGCGAGATCGGTCGAGGGAAAATGCCGCACCAGTTCGGCGCTGGAAAGCCCCCGCAGGTCCACGCCCGATCCATCGAGCACATACTGGTAAGGTATTTCCGCCGAGGATTGCCCGACCTCGATATTGACCATGTAATCGTCCACCAGGTGGGTCAGCTGTTCCTTCAGGTAACTGCGGAACAGGGCCGGATCGGCGATGGAGATGCTGTAGGTGCCCTGCTGGTTCAGCCGCGCGTAGGCACGCGCCGGATGGTTCGCCGCGCTTTCGTCGGAATAGTGCAGCGTCAGCGAAGGATAGGCGAACGCGCGGCCGGATCGGGTATCGACGCCCGGCGGCGTGCGGTCGTCGGCAAAGCGCCGCAGCGCAGCAACAAGGTTCTGGCGTGAACGGTCATAGGTCTGCTCGAGCTGGTCGAGGATGGCATCGATATCGGAAGCGGTCGTGGTCATGCGATGTTCTAGCGGATGTTTTCAACGCTGGCGAGGGGAGGGCGCAGATGGCCTTTTCGCTCAGCTCTCGGCAAAAACCTTGTCGAGATAGGCGGCCAGCCGGATGCCCGACTGCATCAGGCGATGTTCGACATCGGGTGACCATTGCCAGTTGTAATCGTAACCCAGCCGGACGGGAGCCTCCAACGTGCCCAGGCCAGCTTCGGGTCCGGTCGCAGGATAGATACGTTCGCGCAGCGCAACGCTTTCGCCGATCCACGTGGCGGGATCGGCATCCCACCAGGCAATCACCTTGCCTGGCGTCATGCGCCCTTCCAGCCGCTCGGCATATTCGCTGAAGCTGAGCTGCTGTCGCTGGATCATGCCCTCGTCCCACACCCAGTGCAGGTTGGTCTGCTGCCCGAACCAGTCGACCCGCACGTCGTTTCCGCCGCGATCGCCGGGTCGTCCGGCGTGGAGCGGCATATGCAGGTCGGACACGATGTGCACGACGAAGCGCAGCGCCAGTTGCCGCTCCTCCGCCGGTGCATTCGCATCACGCAGAACGGCGGTGAAACGCTCCAGCGCAGTCAGGGCGTCGCCTTCGGGCGGGTGCGCCATGTCGATGACGCGGGTGCCGTCGGGCAGGGTAACGTAATGGAACGGGGACGCGGTTTCCTGCCAGAAGGGATCGGGGTTCGACCGTTCCTCGTCCGGAAAGGTGCTCGCCTCGGCCAGCGTCTCTGCGCCCAGTATCTCTGCGATTTCCGCACGGGTGCGCCCCGAGACGTTGTCCTGTGCGATGGTGGCGGTAATGCGGTGCCCGTGCGGCCCCCACGCCTGCGCGGGCATGGCGGTAAATGCGATGGCGAGCGTTGCGACGGAAAGGATGGGTTTCAGCATGGCTCCCGCTAGCAAAGCCGTGTGACATTGCCATGGCTTTTTGCACCAACCCTGCGCTCTGTGCCGTTCGACTCCGCGCTGGCCAAGGTCAGGCGCAGGCGGTAGATCGTGATGATGTTCGACACCTTTGCCAGTGCCCAACCGATCGATGCGGCGATGAGCTGGATTACCGGAATACTGCTGGGCGAACTGGCGGCGACTTTGTGCGTCATCGCCATCGCCTTTGTCGGCTATTCTATGCTGACGGGCCGGTTGGCGATTCGGCGCGGGGCACAGGTCGTGCTGGGTTGTTTTGTGCTGCTTGGCGCGCCTGCCATTGCCGATGGCATGATCGGGTTGTGGGATCCTGACTGGCGTGATGAGGCGCAAGGTGCGCAAACAGTTGTCTTCGAAGCCCGACCGCGCGGCGAACTCGTGCCTGCGGATTACAGCCCGTACCTCGGCCCGACCGCTGTCGCTCCGCCCGAGGGGCAAGAGCCTGTTCCCTGATTGCAGGCGTGGTCTCGCTCGCCGCCGGCAATTGCCAAGCGCCCCGGGTGCGAATATCGCCTGTACGTTTTCATGTGCTTGAGGGGAATTTGATGGCGGGTCGTTTCGGAATGGTAGCTATTGCAGCGGCCTGTTGTCTGTTTGCTCAGCCCGCGTTGGCCCAGCAGCGGCCGGCCAACTCGATTGATGGTACCGCAATCATCAGCTCGCTTGGACCCGACGCCGTCATGCCAGCACTGGCCGTCGCTACTGCTAACCAGCTTGTGGAGGCACGCCCTGATGGCACACCCTTCATCAGCGCGACTGCAATGAATGGGCTGGTCATGCAGATCAGTTTTACCTCGTGCGACGAGGGTGGGCAAACAGGTTGCCTGGGCATGTCGATCGTGTCGGTGTGGACCGCTGCGGAACCCGAGGTCCAGGCGCAGATCGCGGCGGCCGTACGCGGGTTTCTTATCGACCATCCGCTCGCCAACGCGGGCCAGTTTGACGACGGAACTCCGTACTTTTCTCGTTACGTTATCGCCGATTACGGAATCGCGCAGGGCAATCTGTTGTCCGAATTTTCCAATTTCGTGAGCGGCGCCACCGACTTTCACAACATGCTGGCGGGCATCGACGGTGGTCTGGGCGCCATGCCATCATCCTGACCGCGTTTTTTTGAACGTCCTACGACCGTTACTTGCAAAGCCAAGGGCCGGCGACTGGAACCCTGCGTATTTACAAATGATGGCATCTGGCGCATCGTTCGCCCGAATCGTTAATGGGGGGTAAAATGAGGGCTTCTTCCGCATTCACCGCAGCGCTGTTGGCGTGTGTCGCCAGCGCCGGACTGTCTGTCCCGGCCAAGGCGCAAGATCCCTTCATCGGGCAATTGAGCCTGTTTGGTTCCAATTTCTGTCCGCGCGGTTACGCCTCTGCCAGCGGCCAGATCCTGGCCATCAGCCAGAATACGGCGCTTTTCTCGCTTTTCGGAACGACATATGGCGGCAACGGCACAACGACCTTTGCCCTCCCTGATCTTCGCGGCCGTCGCGCGGTTGGGCAAGGGCAGGGTCCAGGTCTTCCATTCTACTCTCTAGGCCAGATTGCGGGCACGGAGACGCATACCCTGACTGTGCCCGAACTTGGCGCGCACAGCCATGCGGGCACGGTTCGTGCTTTTCCAACCTATGGCGATGCGCCGAGACCCGTTCGCAACTACATCGCCAGGAGCGCGGACGGTTCCAACAATTACACGTCCAGCACCACACCGCCGAGCACGCTGATGGGGGCAGATGCGCTGCGCGTGGCCAATACCGGCGGTTCGCAACCGCATGAGAACCGGCCACCCTATCTGGCCATGAACTGGTGTGTGGCACTCGAAGGGATCTTCCCTTCGCGTAATTGATGCCATCGTACTGCGTGACCGCCATTTCCAGGGGGGACTGACATGAAATTTCTCGGCTATCTTTCAACCACGGCGGCCGTGACGGCCATTGCCCTTGCGTCGACCTCACCGGCCCGCGCCCAGGCCGAGCCTACGATTGGGCAGTTGGTGCTTGTGCCGTACAACTTTTGCCCGCGCGGTTTCGCACGGGCGGACGGTCAACTGATACCCATTGCGCAAAACACTGCGTTGTTTTCGCTTTACGGCACGATGTATGGCGGCAATGGGCAAACCACGTTCGCTCTTCCTGATCTGAGGGGCCGTACGGCAATCAATCAGGGCCAGGGCCCGGGTCTTTCCGTCTACCAGCAGGGACAGTCCAGCGGTGTCGAGACGGTTACCCTCACACAAGCGACAATACCGTCGCATAACCACACAGGGTCAGTGCGCGCGTTCGAGGCCGAGGGCACGTCCGGTCAGGCGGTTCGCAATTACTTTGCGCAAGGGGCAGCCGGCCGGGCTACTTACGTTCAGGTCGACGCGCCGCCCCAAAACAACATGGGCCCTGGCTCGCTCCGTCTGGCCGACGCCGGTGGAAACCAAGCGCACGAGAACCGATCACCCTATACCACTCTGAACTGGTGCGTGGCAGTGAACGGGATCTTTCCGTCTCGAAACTAGGCGGTTCGCTGCAGGTTTAGATTTTCACGGTATCGGGGGACAGGATATGAACATTCGCAAATTGGCATCCACATCCTTGATTGCGCTAGCCGCTACTCTTGGTGCAGGATCTCCCGTCCAGGCTCAAGCCATCGACCCGTTGCTGGGTCAGCTCCAGCTGTTCGGAAACACTTACTGCCCCCGCGGCTGGACCGAAGTGGCGGGACAGACGCTACCCATTAGCAGCAACCAAGCCCTGTTCGCGCTTCTTGGCACAACCTACGGCGGTAACGGGCAGACCACGTTCCAGCTTCCGGACTTGCGTGGTCGCGCGCCGATCCATTCAGGGACTTTGCCCGGAGGTTCGAATTACCAGTTAGGTCAGCAAGGGGGGGTAGAAAGTGTCAGCCTCCTAGCAACGCAAATAGCGGCGCACACCCATGATGGCACGTTACGCGCGGCTCCGGTTGCCGCGGATACGACGAATCCGGTCGGAAACTATCTCGGGATCGCTGGGCAAAGCACTTTGCCGTATACGGCTAGCACAACGGCACCGGCCAATAACATGGGTCCCAACTCGTTGCAGATCGATCCCGCCGGCTCGTCGCTACCGCATAACAACATGCCCCCGTACCTCGCGATGCGCTACTGCATCGCGTTGCAGGGTGTTTTTCCGTCACGCAATTAACGCGTTTGGAGCAACTCGACTATAAAGGGCGCCGCTGGCGTCACTATCGAAGGAAGTGAAATGCAAGATCTCGACCGAAGCGCTAAGGCGATTTGGCAGACGCCAGTTCTGACGGATCTGGACCGCTCGCCCGACAGTATTCAAAACGGCTATGACCCCATATCGGATGGTGGCGTCGGATACAACACGTCGACAAGTTGATCGCCTGCCAATCGCCATGGCACGGTGCGGGAAAGTGTGGCCTGGGCCCCATCTGCGGGACCAACATTATCGGTGAAAGTTGATGGCCGAACACTTACGCAGCGACACCCTGTTCGTGGCCTTGACGCGCCCACAAATGTTCGCCGGCGTAACGTATAGTTATTTCGTCATCAACGCAGTCGTTGCGGTCGAGCTGTTCCTGGTTTTCAAAAGCTTCTGGGTACTGCTGGCGGCGCTTGTCATCCATCTGTTCGGCATGGTCGTATCGCTGCGCGAACCGCGCATTGTTGACTTATGGCTGACGCGCGTGCGGCATTGCCCGCGCGTGAAGAACCACGATCACTGGCAATGCAATTCCTATCGCCCGTGACACGTAGCCGCGCCGATTTAGCACGGCGCGAAGCGCCCGCTGGCGCGCATCTGCCCTATGCCCGCCACCGCGATGCAGCCACGATTGAAACGCGTGATGGGCTGCTGATGCAGACGATCCGTATCGGCGGGTTCCATTTCGAAACCGCGGATAGCGAGGAGTTAAATTACCGTGCCGAGCTGCGAGACGCCATGCTGCGGGCGCTCGGCAATTCGCGCTTTGCGGTCTACCATCACGTGGTGCGCCGTCGTGCCGACGTCGCGGTAGATGGCGAATATCGCGACCAATTCTCACGTAATCTTGATATCCGTTGGAAACAGCGACTGGCGGCCAAGAACCTTTTTGTGAACGACCTGTTCGTCACCATCGTGCGGCGACCGCTGCAGGGCCGCATCGGCATGGCAGAGCGGGCAGCTAACTGGTTCACGCGTCGCTCCAACCGCAATGCGGCGCTTGTCGCGGCGGAGATACACGGGCTCGACAATGCGCGCGAGGCGCTCGTTTCCGCGCTCCGACAATACGATCCGCACCTGCTGACGACGTATGAGACGCCGCAGGGCACGCGGTCCGAGCCGCTCGAATTCCTCGCCTATCTCTACAATGCCGACATGCGCCCGATGGCATTGCCGCATGGTGACATCGGCCGGCATCTCCCTGCGCGCCGGGTGAGCTTTGGCGCCGATACCGTGGAACTGGCCCCGGCGGGGCCTTTGCAGCGCCGGTTCATGGCATTGGTTTCCATCAAGGATTACCCGGGGCGCACCATGCCGGGCATGTTCGACGATCTCTATCGTCTTCCGTTTGAAATGGACGTGACCCAAAGCTTTGCCTTCGTCGAGCGGGGGGCGGCGCTTGGGCGTATGAACCTGGCGCTGCGGCGCATGCGTTCGGCCGAGGACGAGGCACTCAGTCTGCGAGATGAGCTTGCTATCGCCAAGGACGAGGTGTCCGCCGGGCGGGCCGGGTTCGGGGAGCATCACACTACCATCGCCATCCACGCCGAAGACATCCGGCGGCTTGATGGACAAGTGGCAGAGGTCATCGCTCTGCTCGCTGATCTCGGCATCGTGGCGGTGCGCGAAGACCTGGCTCTGGAGCCCGCATTCTGGGCGCGCTTTCCCGGCAACTTCAAGTACATCGCCCGGCGCGGGCTGGTGTCCACGACCAATTTTGCCGGGCTGGCGAGCCTGCACAACTTTCCCACCGGCAAAGCGCGGGGCAACCACTGGGGCGATGCGGTCACGCTGTTTGAGACGACGGCGGCCGGGCCCTATTACTTCAATTTTCACCAGCGCGATCTAGGCAACTTCACCGTCATCGGGCCCTCGGGCAGCGGCAAGACTGTGGTGATGAACTTCCTCCTCGCACAGGCGCGGCGGTTCGATCCGAGGATCATTTTTTTCGACAAGGACCGCGGGGCGGAACTGTTTATCCGCGCAATCGGCGGCCAGTACGATCGGCTTTCGTCCGATCGGCCATCGGGGCTCAATCCCCTGCAGCTTGCCGACACGCCCGGCAACCGGCAGTTCCTGATCGACTGGCTGGCGCTGCTGGCAGGCGGGGCGGACGAGGCAGAACTAGGCCAGATCCGCGATGCCGTGGATACGAGCTTCGCTCAGCCGCCCGAGCGTCGTCGCCTGCGCCATCTCGTCGAACTGTTCCGGGGCGCGGCACGGCCTCATGCACGCGATTTGCATGCCAGGCTGCGGCCATGGTGGGGCGAGGGTGAGCGCGCCTGGTTGTTCGACAACATTCGCGACACGACGGACTTGGATGCCAGGGCCGTGGGTTTCGACATGACCGCGATCCTCGACGATCCTGTCGCCCGCACGCCGGCCTTGATGTATTTCTTCCACCGCGTCGAACAGCGGTTGGACGGCACGCCAGCGATCGTGGTGGTGGACGAGGGATGGAAGGCGCTCGACGACGAGGTCTTCGTGCGCCGGATCAAGGACTGGGAAAAGACGATCCGGAAACGCAACGGCATCGTCGGCTTCGCCACGCAGAGTGCGCAGGACGCACTGGAGAGCCGCATTGCCAGCGCAATCATTGAGCAGGCCGCGACACAGATCTTCATGATCAATCCCA
This is a stretch of genomic DNA from Aurantiacibacter arachoides. It encodes these proteins:
- a CDS encoding TonB-dependent receptor → MKLRYLLAASLGTVATASMLPAVAVAQQITTGIEGTVTDEVGNPVSNATVIVTDTRTGASRTFTTGASGNFAATGLTTGGPYTVTAEADGLEGQTIENVTTTLQGNTSLTFSLSSGGGVIVVSAARVQLTQLAVGPGISFGAETLENAPTFNRDVRDIIRLDPRVSLDRDDGGSGQDRISCLGGNDRGNAFTVDGISQGDVYGLNDTGFSSRSSTPVPYDALRETQVQFAPFDVEYGNFTGCAINVVTKSGTNDFRFGGFFEYSDNSLRGDSVAGQPVAPIQAENRYGVYLGGPIWRDRLFFFGAYEHQDAGQSQDDGPVGAGFANEQVGITVDQFNEISDVLSSVYGIETGDLVTSRPFENDRYFGRLDFQITDDHRLEATYQRLEEASTRPDDLFTGTSPQAVGRNTFLLSGTESDYYSARLYSQWNDNLSTEFRYSRSEVQDVQNPIGGGEAQSDNPIPRIIVGIDNATGIDGTVLAGPGNSRSANDLRSEIDQYRFLTTVNVGDHTFKAGAEVNHADLFNLFVQNATGTLVFRNIADLREGLLSPGLGNNQTDTRPNNVISGQTEGAFGNFSATGDVTDAAAEFTRTIYSIFGQDEWQVTDNLSAVLGLRVDWYDGGRPSRNPLFAARYGFGNTASFSTLDPLVMPRLALTYDVEDFSVFSRMSVRGGVGVFSGGDPLVWFGNAFQNDGRGFAQGTTQDAACGTARIDVVTNGTFTGVPACFQQSASAQAAAGRGDTQSISPNIEQPSVLRANVGLQTGLDFAPSGFFSGWNLTLDYIYSKYRNPFTIVDLAQTVDPRLGVNGFTIDGRPIYRSIDSTVAGCTASLVDLNPAPVYQNVNAACFNTSRDDELQLTNAGSYDGHVASIILANSFDGGIFTSDGGIDFNIGYAYTDTQDRRNMYNSTAGSNYDLSAAFDRQNPDASRSFFSSKHNISAYIAFREEFFDDLASRFSMSFVARSGRPYSLTFSGGGVFNDSVSGNDNALAYIPSGPNDPNVSPLSNAGAVADLASFAAGLNCAKDYLGRSVERNTCSNDWYYDMDLSISQEIPGPGRLFGRDDRLRLYATMDNFLNFLSEDWNVQRRRNFSGLQDIASVSGVDSQGRYIITGFNGAEQFEDDNTINVTSSVWRLKVGISYDF
- a CDS encoding bifunctional metallophosphatase/5'-nucleotidase is translated as MPAKLIPLLLAATGLTACASVATDPAPVAVRIVAINDFHGNLEMPSGEYRFTENGQERSARLGGAAQLAATLQRLDTPDTLIVAAGDLIGASPLSSSLFLDEPSIRALSAMGLDIAAVGNHEFDRGIAELRRMQDGGCEANTRRQPCALEPFAGADFRYLAANVVDDAGATLFPATAMREVAGAKIGFIGMTLEGTPNYVAAQATAGYTFLDEADTANRLAGELRGQGADALVVLLHEGASVDPSYNLDGCPNIGGAVVPIIERLDPSIALVVSGHTHQAYVCTYTRADGSSVLLTSAGRYGTFVTEIAMNVDPASDRVTFASATNVPVDGRDGSHPAAEAIVRRYVEAAGPVANRQVGTITDTGERGEDCGDRPAQDFVADAYLMQGRAALAATGQGTVDMAFVNSGGVRTGFDGAADGVLTFGELAAMAPFGNGVIVLDMTGAQIRAVLEQQFCEEGGTVEVCDSVLIPSAGVAYTADTSREAGQRITALTLDGEPLDPDRRYRVATNSFLVGGGDGFALFAQVPVVANAGFDIDGLEAYVAQGNLMVPVCGRVRNVAAAD
- a CDS encoding AMP nucleosidase, which encodes MTTTASDIDAILDQLEQTYDRSRQNLVAALRRFADDRTPPGVDTRSGRAFAYPSLTLHYSDESAANHPARAYARLNQQGTYSISIADPALFRSYLKEQLTHLVDDYMVNIEVGQSSAEIPYQYVLDGSGVDLRGLSSAELVRHFPSTDLANIGDEVADGTWTHSFGSKRPLALFDAPRTDYSLARLRHYTGTPAGHFQRYVLFTNYIRYVEEFIDFALDALGDKDSGFARFSAPGIVLERGDREQSRAQVAAGTWRKHQMPAYHLMGENGGGITLVNIGVGPSNAKTICDHIAVLRPEVWLMIGHCGGLRPSQTIGDYVLAHAYLRDDNVLDSAIPPEIPIPAIAEVQTAMYQAARQVTGEPDDVLKRRLRTGTVVTTDDRNWELHYTRSALRFNQSRAVAIDMESATVAAQGYRFRVPYGTLLCVSDKPLHGEIKLPGQANAFYEKSVSQHLRIGIETLGLLSKQGDSLHSRKLRSFDEPPLR
- a CDS encoding S1/P1 nuclease; protein product: MLKPILSVATLAIAFTAMPAQAWGPHGHRITATIAQDNVSGRTRAEIAEILGAETLAEASTFPDEERSNPDPFWQETASPFHYVTLPDGTRVIDMAHPPEGDALTALERFTAVLRDANAPAEERQLALRFVVHIVSDLHMPLHAGRPGDRGGNDVRVDWFGQQTNLHWVWDEGMIQRQQLSFSEYAERLEGRMTPGKVIAWWDADPATWIGESVALRERIYPATGPEAGLGTLEAPVRLGYDYNWQWSPDVEHRLMQSGIRLAAYLDKVFAES
- a CDS encoding TrbC/VirB2 family protein, with the protein product MMFDTFASAQPIDAAMSWITGILLGELAATLCVIAIAFVGYSMLTGRLAIRRGAQVVLGCFVLLGAPAIADGMIGLWDPDWRDEAQGAQTVVFEARPRGELVPADYSPYLGPTAVAPPEGQEPVP
- a CDS encoding phage tail protein — encoded protein: MRASSAFTAALLACVASAGLSVPAKAQDPFIGQLSLFGSNFCPRGYASASGQILAISQNTALFSLFGTTYGGNGTTTFALPDLRGRRAVGQGQGPGLPFYSLGQIAGTETHTLTVPELGAHSHAGTVRAFPTYGDAPRPVRNYIARSADGSNNYTSSTTPPSTLMGADALRVANTGGSQPHENRPPYLAMNWCVALEGIFPSRN
- a CDS encoding phage tail protein, with the protein product MKFLGYLSTTAAVTAIALASTSPARAQAEPTIGQLVLVPYNFCPRGFARADGQLIPIAQNTALFSLYGTMYGGNGQTTFALPDLRGRTAINQGQGPGLSVYQQGQSSGVETVTLTQATIPSHNHTGSVRAFEAEGTSGQAVRNYFAQGAAGRATYVQVDAPPQNNMGPGSLRLADAGGNQAHENRSPYTTLNWCVAVNGIFPSRN